From the Erpetoichthys calabaricus chromosome 12, fErpCal1.3, whole genome shotgun sequence genome, the window tcgtctaatttgtgttgccatcagggaaaagtagtgttgcttcTCAATGAAGAGtcgtatccacaagaattaaaagatttgctgtttggtgaaagtgaaatccacatacgcaagcggcagagatgcgaagaggctggtgcatagtgcaggccgggggggttggcgagcgaagcgagcagggggcgaagccccctagtatgtctAAAAATACTGTTATTTGGATTTTTCATTACTTGTGCATTTACATTATAGTTTAATCTTGTATTCAGTATATTTATTAGTTAAATTTAATGCTTGCATGGTTCAATTCTTACATTTGTCAAATGTGACTAAATTATAAACTGCAAGTTCATGCTACTTGATTCAGATCATTGAATGCCTTCATCTCTCAGGTAATGTTACGTGCAGTTCCATGTTCCCTGAGCAGACTgcgttattacatttttaatatccaTTTTAAAAGTGGCAGTAACTTTGTGCGACATAACTTCTTTACTAATACGCATATCACATTCACTGTTCTCATGAggacagcacggtggcacagtgcaggtcaggtcaagtcaagttggggagcctgcactggtatagcactttgctgcacccaccacatgatgaaacacctCTGGATCCCAATtagcaacccccccaggcagacacacggtccagtaccatcctccagaaatgaccctctctctgccaggtgttacgtgagcatccccttggccttcaagtccagccacttgggtcctcaacaatgagggtcctttGACCCAGATAACctttggggaaacgcgccacatggccgtaactgacactccctcacaatgcaggcaatgagCCTCATTTGGGgcccatgagcaacacaaagccaAACTAGCagaagagagacacagtactgaaggagtccagtcttcgtctcaggtcactggatagcgtccatgtctcacaaccatatagcaaggcaggaagcaccaggactctaaagacttggacctttgtccttatgcagagatatcaggagcgccacacacccctttccagcgacctcatgacccccccatggtctcccaatctgtctactgacttcataggaagagtcaccagagacatgattgtcacagccaaggtaagtaaacctctcgacgaggtcgacactctctctgcagacagacacactgctgatggctgtgcccaagaggtcattaaaggcctggctgttggtttttatccaggacactcgcaaacccagacactcagactcctcactccgtgtctcgagacccccgatcagagcctccattgactctgcgaagatcacagcatcatcagcaaagtcaagatcagtgaatctctcttcaccgagagatgtcccacagccgctggaaCCCACAACCTTGTCCAGtccacccagtccatgcaagcattgagcaGAGTAGGAGCAGGGCGCCCTCTTTGAaatgttctttaatggcactttatggctcttcactgggttgtgtggttcctccttgaactattgcttgacaaagcaccatttcattctgggacgggttcatatgaagttggttctttgtttttaaaaaaaaaaatcataatatgtagaaaaaaagccaaaatctTGAATGTATGGTGAgatgcaggacactaacagattaagaaaacctggacttagctgCATTAGAGCACAAGTCCTTTTACAATTATGACCCACTGAtatttcacagatctgttaccttcatggttatttactgtaggaGCCTGTCAGACATCTAAATAAACAAGGGGTCTTTGTCAAACTTTTATGTGGTTGGGGCCTTGtggaaaccaaaaatggctcctctatggcatcgctctgaagaaccactctggcacctttaacCATTAAGAGCGTGGTAAAGCGATGAGGTTCACGGCcctggtcctctctgtgtggagttggtGTGGGGTCTCCCTCTGACAGCcagagacatgcaagttaggtggattggcgacatCAAACTGgccagtgtgtgcgtgtgtgtgcccttgATGTCTGTGGGTGCCCTTAATGTGTGTGGGTGCCCTTGATGTCTGTGGGTGCCCTTGATGTCTGTGGGTGCCCTTGAGGTGTGTGTGTACCCCTGATGTCTGTGGCTCCCTTGATGTGTGTGGGTGCCCTTAATGTGTGTGGGTGCCCTTGATGTCTGTGGGTGCCCTTGATGTCTGTGGGTGCCCTTAATGTGTGTGGGTGCCCCTGATGTCTGTGGGTGCCCTTAATGTGTGTGGGTTCCCTTGATGTCTGTGGGTgcgcttgatgtgtgtgtgtacccttGATGTCTGTGGATGCCCTTAATGTGTGTGGGTGCCCTTGATGTCTGTGGGtcccttgatgtgtgtgtgtgcccttaaTGTGTGTGGGTGCCCTTGATGTCTGTGGGTGCCCTTAATGTGTGTGGGTGCCCTTGATGTCTGTAGGTGCCCTTGAGGTGTGTGGGTGTCCTTGATGTCTGTGGGTGCCCTTAATGTGTGTGGGTGCCCTCGATGTCTGTGGGTGCCATTCAGTGActgatcctgccttgtgctctgtgcttgtTAGGATAGGCGGCAGCTTCCCTGTAACCCTGCTCAAGGTAGagtaggtttggaaaatggacggatggattgtTTTTATGTGTGTTACACAAAAAAGTAAGACATTTTACAGACGAGGAAGCCCCTCATTAAGCTCATTTGTTCAGCACTAACCTGCcccgatatctcatccagatacttcataaagcaccacattcataaacaacCTTCATAAAGGATGTCAAGATTTCCAAAGTTTGGGAAAAGTTTGTCAAGGTGTTAAAGTACATTATGGTTGCTGCTTCTTgtcatgggcagcacggtggcgctgggtagcactgctgactcgcagtaagaatgtgaatttcccattgggattaataaagtatctatctatctatctatctaagaagacCATGCATCCTGGGACctcctgcactcttaaaaatcctggttctttaaaGGCATTTTATGGTAGTGAAGTTCCTCGTTGAACTATTatgttctttgcatataaagtaagatttttgtgctttgaaaaacttcctaaatatGCAGAGAAACAAAATGATATCTTTAATGTAAAGTCTaactagcaggacactaacatattaagaaaacctgaacttagcctgtgttaccgTCCTTTTAAAGTCATGACATACTGGTATTtcataaatgtatataaataaaatgtattattattatttttaaatgtgttaccaTCTGTTCTTGGTTATTTACCTTATGGTACCTGTTACgggacaaaataaacaaaaagttctttctagaaccttcatgcCAGATGGGCCTTTAAGGAACCAAAAACAGTTCCCCTGTCGCATCCCTCTGTAGattctctttgacatctttctTTTAAAgagtgtgtgtggagtttgcatgttctcccagtgtccatgTGGGAGTCCTTcagttgctccagtttcctcccactgtccaaagacatgctggttaggtgaactggAGACACTAAACTggcccgagtgtgtgtgtgtgtgtgtgtgtgtgtttgccgtGTCCAAGGTctgttcctgccctgcgccccATGCTGACTGGATAGTCGCCAGCACAACCCCACCACCAATCCCACCCGCGACTCTGGTCTGAATGAAGTAGGCTAGAAAAGGAACTGATATGTTGTCATTACTGTATTAgtgtattacttttattattgcaTTAATTGAAATAGTAGTGATTCTTCAGTGTgaatattttctcattttgttcacaGAATCCACACATACATCGTGAAATACATCTGTAGGTTGGCATATGTAACCAGTCCATTCTGTGAGAGACTCCGAAGTGCATATTTcgataaataattataattggaTATCATCACTGAGAGTTCTTCCAGAACAACCTGTAGTGATCGTATATTCAATCCACAACTTTTCCTGTTATCAATTTCACTGAGGTCCCAAGTTTGCGCTTCGCTATCTAACACCTCCGCAAACATTAACATTCATGCAAAGggcatttttattgctctttttactACATCGCTCAGCTAAAGACGTTATATAAGAGAAACATCACTGAATAAAAATGGcaatgaaattaaaatgcattaatgtTGTCTAACAGGTAATACAGAAGCGGAAGTCTTCGAACTACGTGCAGAATTCAACGCGGACGCAGCGATAATAAAAGACACAGAAGAAGCGACGGAGTGGTccgattgttttttatttttatttcgtcCTTGTCTGTCTTTATTTTAGAGCACTGGATTTTATACTCTTGTGAAGTGTCATTTTCAGACTAAAGAGTCGTTGGAGGTGTTGTCGCCTGGTCGCCGTTTCGTCCCGATCCCAGTCCGATTCTCAGTACCACAGAGAGCTCTACTGCGCCTGCGCCGGGATGGTGCGCGCTTATAAAAGCCCGGCGCGAAGCTCACGTCTGAATAAAAAACTGAGGCTACTGCAGGGGTCTCATGTGAACGGAGTTGCTCATCCGAAACAGAAATCGCTCCAGTGGAACGAGGTGGCTGACTTTGGAAGTCCTTCTTTTCACCGCTGTTAGGGATTTTAAAGCTCGGTGGATGTGTTTGCAATGAACTGTAGCCAGCGCCCTCCCGAGGGGGACATGACCCCAGAGCAGAACGGGTCGAGGAACCAAAGCCTGCAAGACTGGTTACAGCTGCTGTCTCAGGACGAGTCGGAGATGCACGGCGATGGTTCCAGAGCCACGCGTGTCCTGATCGCGACGGTGTACTGTGTTGTGTGCGCCCTGGGACTGGTGGGCAACCTCCTGGCACTTCATCTACTGCGATCAAGACATGCCCGGCAGCAGTCCACGGTCAACGTGCTCGTCATGGGTTTGACCATCACGGACCTCCAGTTTGTTTTAACCCTGCCCTTCTGGGCGGTCGACACTGCAATGGACTTCAGGTGGCCCTTCGGTAAAGTGATGTGCAAGTTGGTCAGCTCGGTGACAACCATGAACATGTATGCCAGCGTATTTTTCCTCACAGCTATGAGTGTCACCCGTTACTGTTCGGTGACTTCATCGGTAAAAATGAGCAGACGTTCCCATGGCTGTTCTGCCAAGTGGGTCAGCTTCTTTATCTGGTCTAGCGCTTTGCTAGCCACCTTACCTCACGCCATCTTCTCTACCACCGTCAAGGTGACCGACGAGGAGCTATGTCTCGTGCGTTTTCCAGACTCCAGTTGGGACCCGCAGCTGCTGCTTGGACTTTATCAAACCCAGAAGGTTCTTCTTGGCTTCGTCCTTCCTCTCATCACGATCTCGGTGTGCTACATCCTCTTGTTGCGCTTCATCATCAGCAAACGAGTTGGAGACGTCAGCGGCGACCACAGCCACGACAAGCGCCGCTCTAAGGTCACCAAATCCGTCACCATCGTGGTGCTTGCCTTTTTCATCTGTTGGCTCCCAAATCAAGCACTCACCATGTGGGGCGTTTTCATTAAGTTTGATATCGTTCCGTTCAGCAAGGCTTTTTATAACGCCCAGGCGTACGCCTTTCCCTTGACAGTATGCCTCGCTCACACCAACAGCTGCTTGAACCCTGTCCTGTACTGCTTGATCCGCCGGGAATTCAGGGCTGCGCTCCGGGACATACTGCTGCGTCTGGCACCTTCCTGGAATATCCGTCTGCCCGCCATCACCCCCAAGACGAGCGCATCCGTGGCTCCGGGCGTCATCCAGACGAGCGTGAGGAGCACAGCGGGCTTGTGCTGCCGGTAGGAGGGCGAGCGgaggaggcaggcaggcaggcagagtcTGGAATACTTGAAGGGCTACTCAGGGACTTCTTATTCTGGGAGACTGCTTTGGGATATTCTCAGTAGGTTACAATATGGGCTCATAAAACTGGGAGCAAGCCTTATACAAATTTGTATCCTCCATCACTCAGATCGACTTGGGCAAAACGGGATTTGGACCAGAAAAGGACGCCGAGGTGTCACAGATTATTACAGCGGTGTTAACCTTGAAATCCAATAGTATGTTGCAATTCTTTTAAACTTGTGGACGCGGGTGGATTATTATTAAAAAGCTCCTTTAAAATGCACTTTGTAATTGATGCTGGGTTGAAATTCCCACATATGTGCGATATGCGTTTTCGTGCAGCTTTACAGATCAGGCatggtgtgagtgtgtgcgtgtgtgtatatatatatatatatatatatatatatatatatatatatatatatatatatatatacacagttatatatctatatatatatatatatatatatatatacacagttatatatatatatatatatatatatatatatatatatatatctatatatctatatatatatatatacacacacacacacacacacagttgtggctctgaggctaaggatcagttctggtatcccgaaggtttccggttcaaatcccccatcactgccaaaagagatcctactccgctgggcccttgaccaagacccttaacctgtaattgctccaggggtgctatacaatggctgaccctgcgctctgaccccaaggggtatgcgaaaactaacaaattcctaatacaagaaattgtataaggcgaaataaagaacaaattatatatatatatatatatatatatatatatatatatatatatatatatatatatatatatatatatatatatatatatatatatatgggttgaATTTAATTGAAGTCTTTTTCCAGAAGTGGCACGTATAAATTACGgacgggacaccagtccatctgaGACAAACGCACACTTTTACCTTGGAATTTATTCACACCAATCCAGTCAGTTGTGATGTGCAtcgtcataaataaataaaacaacaatttaaaatgtttctgttctGTTGGAAACTAAAGCCCGTGTAGATGGCTTTTTGTTTGATCACCCCTATACCCAAGTCTTATGTGAAGTGGAACCTGCCGGTTAAATTGTTAACACCGCTGCGGCTTCAAGGAGATGTTCGACTCCGCGGCACTTGGAAGGAAACAATTATATCCAGTCCGATTTTTTAAAACCGAAATTTCCCTGATCCATGTAGTCATAAAGATATACATGGCTGGGTAAACGGTGAGTACCACGTCGGACTCACAAAAATAACCCACATTGTCGCTTAATTCAACGACACCTTTAACATTATTATATGGCATAATCGCCTAAAGTTGTATTCTACACATATTTAGATGTTTACTTTTTCGTAtatactgttatatatatatatatatatatatatatatatatatatatatatatatatatatatatattagagtgagatttagatagatagatagatagatagatagatagatagatagatagatagatagatagatagatagaacctgtttatactgtatatggtgttaATGTTTcactgccctgtccagggattttgcATGCGTAACGGCACCTGATGGATTAATGGATACGTTTTAAAAATTGCCCCCTCACTCGAACATACATCATAGGCTTAGGACCGTTGAAAAGAAGACGAAGTAAAACTCAAGCACATTTTGTGCACACAGCATCCCCAAATGTAATAAAGTATCTTGCGGCGTCTCACTCTATTCACACTCATTATTGCACACGCGAATGTTATTTCATGTGGAGCGGATTCCTATTGTGTTTCCGAGGCAGTAGAGCACAGAAGTGAGTAGTGTGGTCCCTTGAACTTTTAAACAGACGCgactttgtttaaaaaatccaaatgatGTTAAGGACAGCGGTGAGTCGGGTGACATTCTGCCTCTCACTGAATGCAGTTTCTGGTGTATTACGTTAATGTAGTCGTACAGGTTCACTCTTGAAAATCCTGGCTgcttctttactgggttgtgtggttcctcgttgaAGCACTACtcgacaaagcaccatttcattctgggaattgGGGTTCTATATGAAGCTGCTACTTTCTGCTTTCAAACATTATGTAGAAACCTGAAATTTTTAAGGTGTGATGGGCTACCTGGCATGAACGAACTAAGACAACCTGAAGTTATGTGTTGTTGTAAACAAGAGTCCTTTTTCAAGCCATGTCCCACTGCTATTTCGCATATCTGTtcatggctatttttttttttttttactgtatgggCTCTGTTACAGATCAGTAAAGATTCTTTCTGGGACCTTCGTGTGGATGAATCTTTTCAGAACCAAAAATGATTCCCCGATGGTATATCTGAAGAATcactttggcacttttatttttaagagtgttaatgattataaaaataacaagacTATCG encodes:
- the LOC114662802 gene encoding relaxin-3 receptor 1-like, with protein sequence MNCSQRPPEGDMTPEQNGSRNQSLQDWLQLLSQDESEMHGDGSRATRVLIATVYCVVCALGLVGNLLALHLLRSRHARQQSTVNVLVMGLTITDLQFVLTLPFWAVDTAMDFRWPFGKVMCKLVSSVTTMNMYASVFFLTAMSVTRYCSVTSSVKMSRRSHGCSAKWVSFFIWSSALLATLPHAIFSTTVKVTDEELCLVRFPDSSWDPQLLLGLYQTQKVLLGFVLPLITISVCYILLLRFIISKRVGDVSGDHSHDKRRSKVTKSVTIVVLAFFICWLPNQALTMWGVFIKFDIVPFSKAFYNAQAYAFPLTVCLAHTNSCLNPVLYCLIRREFRAALRDILLRLAPSWNIRLPAITPKTSASVAPGVIQTSVRSTAGLCCR